The following coding sequences lie in one Arthrobacter sp. PGP41 genomic window:
- the acs gene encoding acetate--CoA ligase, producing MSQDTSSAVAPAAAGAGPQVPHGSDEQGDAFENLLHETRAFPPSPEFAADAVVSAAEYEEAGADYPAFWARKARELLTWSKDFDQALDWSTPPFAKWFVGGEVNAAYNALDRHVENGLGDRVAIHFEGEPGDTSTYTYAQLTEEVKKAANAFESLGVAKGDRVAVYLPMIPEAVITLLACARIGAVHSVVFGGFSADALRSRIDDAEAKLVVTADGTYRRGKPSALKPAVDEALARGSHTVQNVVVVKRNGQDVNWTEGRDHWWADTVGAASNQHTAVGHDSEHPLFILYTSGTTGKPKGILHTTGGYLTQTAYTHRAVFDLHPETDVYWCTADVGWVTGHSYVAYAPLINGATQVMYEGTPDSPHQGRWWEIVEKYKVSILYTAPTAIRTFMKWGREIPDKYDLSSLRVLGSVGEPINPEAWMWYRNVIGGDKTPIVDTWWQTETGAQMIAPLPGVTATKPGSAQVPLPGIAVDVVDETGESVPNGHGGFLVIREPWPAMLRGIWGDPERFKDTYWSRFETMYFAGDGAKKDEDGDIWLLGRVDDVMNVSGHRLSTTEIESALVSHPAVAEAAVVGAADETTGQAVVAFVILRGDAVDSGDAIVQELRNHVGKEIGPIAKPKAILVVPELPKTRSGKIMRRLLKDVAEGRDPGDATTLSDPTIMQQIAATLRK from the coding sequence ATGTCCCAGGACACTTCAAGCGCCGTTGCACCCGCTGCCGCAGGCGCAGGGCCGCAGGTTCCCCACGGGAGCGATGAGCAGGGCGACGCCTTCGAAAACCTGCTGCATGAGACCCGCGCCTTTCCGCCCTCGCCGGAGTTCGCTGCCGACGCCGTCGTCTCCGCTGCGGAATATGAGGAGGCCGGCGCCGACTATCCCGCTTTTTGGGCGAGGAAGGCCCGTGAGCTGCTGACCTGGAGCAAGGACTTTGACCAGGCGCTGGACTGGTCAACCCCCCCGTTCGCCAAATGGTTTGTGGGCGGGGAGGTCAACGCCGCGTACAACGCGCTGGACCGGCACGTTGAGAACGGCCTGGGCGACCGGGTTGCCATCCACTTCGAGGGCGAGCCCGGGGACACCAGCACCTACACCTATGCCCAACTCACCGAAGAGGTGAAGAAGGCAGCGAACGCCTTCGAGTCCCTGGGCGTGGCCAAGGGCGACCGGGTGGCCGTCTACCTGCCGATGATCCCGGAGGCCGTGATCACGCTGCTGGCCTGCGCCCGTATCGGCGCCGTGCACTCCGTTGTGTTCGGCGGCTTCTCCGCGGACGCACTGCGGTCCCGGATCGACGACGCCGAAGCCAAGCTCGTGGTCACCGCGGACGGCACCTACCGCCGCGGCAAGCCCAGCGCCCTGAAACCCGCCGTCGACGAGGCTCTCGCGAGGGGTAGCCACACCGTCCAGAACGTGGTGGTGGTCAAGCGCAACGGCCAGGACGTGAACTGGACCGAGGGCCGGGACCACTGGTGGGCGGACACCGTCGGGGCCGCCTCGAACCAGCACACCGCCGTCGGGCATGACTCAGAGCACCCTTTGTTCATCCTGTACACCTCCGGCACCACCGGAAAGCCCAAGGGCATCCTGCACACCACCGGCGGGTACCTCACCCAGACCGCCTACACGCACCGGGCGGTCTTCGACCTGCACCCCGAAACGGACGTGTACTGGTGCACGGCCGACGTCGGCTGGGTCACCGGGCATTCCTACGTCGCCTACGCCCCGCTCATCAACGGCGCCACCCAGGTGATGTACGAAGGCACCCCGGACTCCCCGCACCAGGGCCGCTGGTGGGAGATCGTGGAGAAGTACAAGGTCTCCATCCTCTACACCGCCCCCACCGCGATCCGCACGTTCATGAAGTGGGGCCGGGAGATCCCGGACAAGTACGATCTCTCCTCCCTGCGCGTCCTCGGCTCCGTCGGCGAACCCATCAACCCCGAGGCCTGGATGTGGTACCGGAACGTCATCGGCGGGGACAAAACCCCCATCGTGGACACCTGGTGGCAGACCGAAACCGGCGCCCAGATGATCGCTCCCCTCCCCGGGGTCACGGCCACCAAGCCCGGCTCAGCCCAGGTCCCGCTGCCCGGCATCGCCGTGGACGTCGTGGACGAGACGGGCGAATCCGTGCCCAACGGCCACGGCGGCTTCCTGGTAATCCGCGAACCCTGGCCCGCCATGCTCCGCGGCATCTGGGGAGACCCGGAACGGTTCAAGGACACCTACTGGTCCCGGTTCGAGACCATGTACTTCGCCGGGGACGGCGCCAAGAAGGACGAGGACGGCGACATCTGGCTCCTGGGCCGGGTGGACGACGTCATGAACGTCTCCGGGCACCGGCTCTCCACCACGGAGATCGAATCCGCCCTGGTGTCCCACCCCGCCGTGGCCGAGGCCGCCGTCGTGGGCGCCGCGGACGAGACCACCGGGCAGGCCGTCGTCGCGTTCGTCATCCTCCGCGGCGACGCCGTGGATTCCGGGGATGCCATCGTCCAGGAACTCCGGAACCACGTGGGCAAGGAAATCGGCCCCATCGCCAAACCGAAGGCCATCCTGGTGGTCCCGGAACTGCCCAAAACCCGGTCCGGGAAGATCATGCGGCGCCTCCTCAAAGACGTCGCCGAAGGCCGCGATCCCGGAGACGCCACCACCCTCTCGGACCCCACCATCATGCAGCAGATCGCGGCAACCCTGAGGAAATAG
- a CDS encoding DeoR/GlpR family DNA-binding transcription regulator — MLPVARHQAILDAVQRERVVRVSDLAQQLGVSLMTVRRDIEVLEEGGRLERIHGGAKIPGDTSTHEPGFDLKSTQLTAEKRAIAVEAATLVQEGMAVGLSAGTTTWALAKELVNGPQITVVTNSVRIADLFHHAASAGSARYSSTVILIGGERTPSDALVGPIATAALKQLHLDVLFLGVHGMDADAGFTTPNLLEAETDRAFMAAARKTVVLADHTKWGLLGISSIAALDDVDEVISDSGLGLEAQRVLQEKVGRLRLAAA, encoded by the coding sequence ATGCTCCCCGTCGCACGCCACCAGGCTATTTTGGACGCCGTCCAGCGGGAGCGGGTTGTCCGGGTGTCAGACCTGGCCCAGCAACTGGGCGTGTCCCTGATGACGGTCCGCCGCGACATCGAGGTACTGGAGGAGGGCGGCCGGCTGGAGCGGATCCATGGCGGGGCGAAGATCCCGGGCGACACCAGCACCCACGAGCCCGGATTCGACCTCAAGTCCACGCAGCTGACGGCGGAGAAGCGTGCCATCGCGGTGGAGGCGGCAACGCTGGTCCAGGAGGGCATGGCCGTGGGGCTCAGCGCAGGAACCACCACCTGGGCCCTGGCCAAGGAACTGGTCAACGGACCGCAGATCACGGTGGTCACCAACTCGGTACGCATTGCGGACCTTTTCCATCACGCGGCCTCGGCCGGCTCCGCCCGGTACAGCTCCACCGTGATCCTGATTGGCGGCGAGCGCACGCCATCGGACGCGCTGGTGGGCCCCATCGCCACCGCTGCCCTGAAACAGCTGCACCTGGACGTGCTGTTCCTGGGTGTGCACGGGATGGATGCCGATGCCGGCTTTACCACCCCAAACCTGCTCGAGGCTGAGACGGACCGTGCCTTCATGGCGGCCGCGCGCAAAACCGTGGTGCTGGCGGACCACACCAAGTGGGGCCTGCTGGGCATCAGTTCCATTGCCGCGCTGGATGACGTGGATGAGGTCATCAGCGATTCCGGGCTAGGGCTTGAGGCGCAGCGCGTCCTGCAGGAAAAGGTGGGGCGGCTGCGCCTCGCCGCCGCCTAA
- a CDS encoding NUDIX hydrolase, whose protein sequence is MSAREDLIKLVRRAESGADAAPDPLWAALTVDKLRARRAAVLMLFGALDDIPAASNKPLAPADLDVLLLERAHTLGSHPGQVAFPGGAIDARETPVQAALREAEEETGLDSDGVEVLGSLQELGLAHSNFLVTPVLAWWRSPSPVRVVDYAESAQVFRIPVRDLLDPDNRVMATVHRAGRSFDSPAFTVNGVVVWGFTGIVLNGLFEQLGWAVPWDRTRLHPMGV, encoded by the coding sequence GTGAGCGCGCGCGAAGACCTGATCAAACTGGTGCGCCGGGCGGAGTCCGGTGCCGATGCGGCGCCGGATCCCCTCTGGGCCGCCCTGACGGTGGACAAGTTGCGGGCGCGCAGGGCCGCCGTCCTGATGCTCTTCGGGGCCCTTGATGACATCCCCGCCGCCTCCAACAAGCCGCTGGCGCCGGCCGATCTTGACGTCCTCCTGCTGGAGCGGGCCCATACTTTAGGGTCCCATCCCGGGCAGGTGGCGTTTCCTGGCGGCGCCATTGACGCCAGGGAAACGCCGGTTCAGGCGGCATTGCGGGAAGCCGAGGAGGAAACCGGCCTCGACTCGGACGGCGTGGAAGTCCTGGGATCCCTTCAGGAACTGGGCCTTGCCCACAGCAATTTCCTGGTTACCCCGGTACTGGCCTGGTGGCGTTCGCCATCGCCCGTCAGGGTGGTGGACTATGCCGAGTCAGCGCAGGTGTTCCGCATCCCCGTGCGGGACCTGCTGGACCCGGACAACCGCGTGATGGCAACCGTCCACCGTGCCGGGCGCAGCTTCGACAGCCCCGCCTTCACAGTGAACGGCGTGGTGGTCTGGGGATTTACCGGAATTGTCCTGAACGGGCTGTTCGAACAGCTGGGTTGGGCCGTTCCGTGGGACCGGACCCGGCTCCACCCCATGGGTGTCTAG
- the nth gene encoding endonuclease III encodes MPVVSSESVLALKRRARRINRALAGKYPYAHAELDFRNPFELLVATVLSAQTTDVTVNQVTRVLFARYPDARALAEADPADLETILKPTGFFRAKARNVIALCTRLVDEYNGVVPGRLEDLVTLPGVGRKTANVVLGNGFGIPGISVDTHFARLAKRFGWTQSDDPVQIEQDVAELFDRKDWTMLSHRVIFHGRRVCHARKPACGACPVATWCPSFGLGETDPVKAAKLLKYELAPGSEALLEQLLAETHRAAEIRMESQKRTP; translated from the coding sequence ATGCCGGTGGTCTCTTCCGAATCGGTGCTGGCGCTGAAGCGGCGGGCACGGCGGATCAACAGGGCGTTGGCCGGGAAATACCCGTACGCCCACGCGGAGCTTGATTTCCGCAACCCGTTCGAACTCCTTGTGGCCACGGTACTGTCCGCCCAGACCACTGACGTCACTGTCAACCAGGTCACCCGGGTGCTGTTCGCACGCTACCCGGACGCACGGGCCCTGGCGGAGGCGGATCCTGCGGACCTTGAAACGATCCTGAAGCCCACTGGATTCTTCCGGGCCAAGGCCAGGAACGTTATTGCGCTCTGCACCCGCCTTGTGGACGAATACAACGGGGTGGTGCCGGGGCGGCTGGAGGACCTGGTCACCCTGCCAGGCGTGGGCCGAAAAACGGCAAACGTGGTGCTGGGGAACGGCTTCGGCATCCCCGGCATTTCGGTGGACACCCACTTCGCCAGGCTCGCCAAGCGCTTTGGCTGGACGCAGTCCGACGACCCCGTGCAGATCGAGCAGGACGTGGCCGAGCTGTTCGACCGGAAGGACTGGACCATGCTGTCGCACCGGGTGATCTTCCACGGGCGGCGGGTGTGCCACGCACGGAAGCCGGCGTGCGGGGCCTGCCCCGTGGCCACGTGGTGCCCCAGCTTCGGGCTGGGCGAAACGGATCCCGTGAAAGCTGCGAAACTGCTGAAGTACGAGCTCGCTCCCGGTAGCGAGGCACTGCTGGAACAGCTCCTGGCCGAGACCCACCGCGCCGCCGAAATTCGGATGGAATCCCAGAAGAGGACACCGTGA